Within Cyprinus carpio isolate SPL01 chromosome A7, ASM1834038v1, whole genome shotgun sequence, the genomic segment ATGAAATATGACTGCAACCTCTATGACAAACATTTCTCCAAGAAATAGTAGAGGCCTGCAGAGATATTGAAGCACTTGCATGGCAGGTATCGATTCGGTGAGGAAAGCCAACTGCTGGTTTAACAGGagcctaaaattaaataaatcactttttttctcattctcatttatttttatttatttacttatctcTTGATATTGTGCAgcaagtgtataaacaaataatgcCAAAAAGTTCATCCAATCACAATTTATTCTTTGACGTTTTCAAGTAAAGCGCGAGCCTGAGCTCCGCCCCTTATTAGAGTCTTCAGGGCTCTCGTTTCAGAtttcaaatttgtttattttgcaccTGGTGGATGTAGACTTTCAGATATGTCATGAAGATTCTGCCTGGATGATTCTTGGATCTTTGTTCTTACCAAGAGGTGCTTTATACATGTTGTCTTTTgtctgttatttgtttgtttgtttgtttgagtttatGTATTGGGCAGAAGTAATACCCAGTATTAGATATTCATTTGTTTCTAgctattttacaatttaattttacaatttaatttaaggttgttgtttttttacacagtaGCATAGATTTATAATATCAGACACCTATTGGTTAtaggccataacatgaaaataaataggctatagCCATATTATCCCAAATTTCATCACTAATGGCTGTCTTTGTATTAGAAAACAAATGGATCAGTAAAATGAATGTTAATACTTTGAACATTCCTTGAAAATTGACAAAATACAGTGGTGTGGAAAactgttggcccccttcctgatttcttacttttttgcatgtttgtcacactttaatgtttcagatcatcaaacaaatttaaatattagtaaaagataacacaagtgaacacaacatgcagtttttaaatgaaggttattattattaagggaaaacaaaatccaaaactacatggccctgtgtgaaaaagtgtttgccccctaaacctaataacaggttgggccacccttagcagcaacaactgcaatcaagtgtttgcgataacttggaatgagtctgttacagcgttgtggaggaattttggtccacccaattatgcagaattgttgtaattcagccacaatggagggttttcgagcatgaaccgcctttttaaggtcatgcaacagcatctcaataggattcagatcaggactttgactaggccactccaaagtcttcttttttttttcttcagccattcagaggtggacttgctggtgtgttttggatcattgtcctgctgcagaacccaagttcgcttcagcttgaggtcacgaacagatggctggACCTTCTCCTTCAGggttttttggtaaacagcagaattcatgtttccatttatcacagcaaatcttccaggtcctgaagcagcaaaacagacccagaccatcacactaccaccaccatattttactgttggtatgatgttctttttctgaaatgtggtgctacttttacgccagacataatgggacacaccttccaaaaagttaaacttttgtctcatcagtccacaaagTATTTTTCTCAACCTACTGTAAGTAGTTGAGAGGTAGCAAAGTCTATTGTGCACCTTTCTAACATTAACTGATATGAACTAATATGAAGAAaaagtccattaaaaaaaaagaaaaggtactggtaattttctgccaggacattatcaaTTAAGTCTGCAGACATTTCCTTTATccctaaaacacaatacaatgtaATCCTTAATTAAAATATAGGTAAAACATCTGTGATGAATCAATCTGGAAAAAAATCCTTTATATTAACACAGTACACTGGATCCTATTTTTAtagacttttcttagagtgtgCAAATATAGACCATGCATGTATGcatgaataaaatatgcaatagTTAAACTTGATCATGCCCTTGCCATCTGTCAACCCCTTGATTCaaactattttcaaaatttatttcaaaGTTTCATATCTTGGATACTCATCATCGCTATTACTAAACTCAGGAACTTTTATATTGGGTTCCTTTAAGGGTTCATTTTCTGGTTACATGCTTTGGAACATCTTATTTCCTGCTTTTTTTGTCTGacaaaccaaaatatatttagtaGCAATGATACAACATATTGACCAGATAGTTTTGAGAGAAGCAAGCTTCTATTAACTATAAACTGGTAAcgaaacagtaatatttatattatgtgtcTTAATAAAGGAGAAATGTTTTTGGAACaatggaaaaatgtagcattttgaTGTGGCAAGGGGTGTGAAAGCATAAAAGTTAAGGTGAAAGTGCGTATGTTCATCAGTTGTGTGAAGCAGAGGCCGATGGACACATGGTAAGATCGCAGTCTAGTCTGATCTACTATTATTCTTTACCATGTGTTAATGGATTGATAGTGTGCTCGTCATTCGCTTTTTCAGGGGAATTCAAAGCATGATTATTTTGAAAGACGACTGATCATGAGATATTACTTAATTGTTTTGCTTGCCTCAACAATAGGTAAGTACACCtatatgtgaatttaaattttaaacaactatttatttactacttatttaACACTACATAACATTTTCAACTCTAAAGGTACCTGTTCTGTTCTTCATTTTGCAGTCAGCTCCTCTGATGTGGATGTTGTTCAGGAGGATAATGTAAAAATAGTTCGAGCTGGAGAGGATGTGAAGCTCACTTGCACCTTTTCAAGTCTTCTGCAAACGACAACAGCATGGTTTAAACAGACAGCTGATGGAAAATCCTTACAAATTGTGTCTTTCTATATAAAGCAACAACCCAGCTGGAACAAGGACTTTGAGAAAGCAAAtcgttttattgttattaaaggaGATGATCATTTTAATCTGACCATTTTAAAGACAAAGTCTTCAGACTCAGCAACGTATTTCTGTGTAGTCTCATCACATTACAGCACTGGAATGGGTGCAGGAACCAGATTACTTGTCAAAGGTATGGTTtcaaatgtgtgttgattgtgttaaatgatttttggctttgtttttctattaaatgtcacttttatgTCCTTTTCAGATGCAGCTGTGAACAGACACCTAACTCTTCAGCAGTCTTTGATAGACATGCTTCATCCCGGGGATTCTGTGAGTTTGCATTGcagcatcttcactgagagctGTGCAGGAGAACACAGTGTCTACTGGTTCAGGCAAAGCTTGGGAGAATCTCAAGGAATACTTTACACAAAGCGAGAGAGAAATGGTCAGTGTGAGAACAGCACTGAGTCTCAAACACAGAGCTGTGTCTACAATCTCTTCAAGAGCAACATCAGTCACTCTGATGCTGGGATTTACTACTGTGCTGTGGCCGCGTGTGGAGAGATACTGTTTGGAAAAGGAACTGAACTTAATTTTAGAGGTAagataaagtgattttttttttttaattggtttggtTTGATCTTTCCTCTCTGGAAAGGCATTTGATTTACAAAGTGGAATACAAGATACAGAACTGatctaataaaagtaaataaataaataaaaagatatttaagaaattaaagttCACTTTCTTTCAGAGAGTGTTGATGTAACCCCAACTCTTCTTGCTCTTGGATTTTCAAACATCATATTTTTTGCCCTTGTTGTTTTTCTGGGAATAAAACTATACAGGGTTCAGAATAAAGGTAAGtcttttgtataaaatattttttatagtgcaataattttatataaaacaaaaactgacagaCTGAAAATAAATCATGATTGCCATTTATAATGACAATACTGTTTCTTAAATTTTCCAAAGTGCCTACATCTCAAGAGAGTCAAGTACGTAcatcattttcttctttttgcgATCTTAAATGTAGAAATAGTGACTCCAATTACAGTAATCTGTTTTATCAGTTAgtacttaaagtttttttttttttaaataaaaagtttcaaatataACAACATTAGGATTTTGGTGTATGTTATGCCATATCACACGTCTTTTTCTTCTCATAATTGGAGTATCTTTTCTCTCTTTAAATTAGAATGAAGACAATCTGAATTATGCAGCCATTAGTTTTGGTCAGAAACCTCTGAACACTAGAAGAGCCAAAGCAAAGATCAGTCAGGACCAGTCTCTGTACGCACATGTCAGATCACACCAGTGACATCCACTGAGGAACATCTTCTACAATGCAGAAATGTTTCCATCATTATCTTATTATAACATACTTAAATCATCAATTTAATTTGTCAGAATAATTTCAGTAATTTCTAttccattttagtttagtttactttGATTTTCTTTACCTGAAATTAAATTCAAAGTCAAGTTTGGTAATGTAAAGTGCAATGAATTTATCACTGCTGAGTCTGACACCACTgtgatttttgtttgaatttggcAGCAATTACAAGTGAATCTATAATGCTAACATGGATTCAAAGTTGAATCTATAATGCTAACATGGATCGTGTCTAGGATTTTCCatgaaattaatgttaaaaaggcATGCTCTGAAAGTTTTTTTAGTTCAAATAACAGTAGTTAACAGTGTCATCAAAATATGGATTGCAAAACAATCGCTATAGGTGacatatttaaatgtctttaaatgtttaaatactgtGCTATTTAGGCTTAGTACTGTATCTTGTTAGATATATGAGTTTGTTTGGCTTAGTAATGATATGAATAATTGTGGGAAAGAAaggtagtgtgtgtttgtgtgcccaTGTTTTTGTGGATCCATGCATGTAGGCCTATGTTGGACTGTTCTTTTCTTGGCAGCTTTGGAACTTCATGTTATGATATGTTCCATTTTACAGTCTCCTTATGAATCTTGCATGTGTGTGCTTCATTTGTATCTTCTacatgataataaatatatatgtgcatgCAGCATGTCGTGTGCATATCCTATGTTCATGTGCATTGTTATATTGTGTTTGCTATTCACAAGAATTCACACTGAGGACTAAGACAAACTGATTGTGGTAATAGCAtggtttgtttacttatttatgaaTTTACTTACTCAGATAATATGTTCCTGGTGTTGTTGTAAAATATAGAGTAAAACTGGTACAAATTCATTTCAATCCGTATTCATTTTCACCACGAACAATGTGCTATTCAGCGCGtccagcacagcaaaaatagactcgtgCAGAACGCACTTTGTTAACTTCGGCACGGAACAAATACGCACTGCAAAGGGTATAAGTGTAAAACATTGTTACTCACTGTAAACATGTCTTATGTGAAAGCACAACAGCCTGTGCTACCTCTGATGCAAACGGAGTATGTCTGAAACTTGCTGACCAGCTGAATGACGAATTCATGGTCTCTACTGCCACCGAGTGGTGCAAGAATATTGCCAGTCATTTGCTgctgctattgttgttgttgtttttatctggTTAAACTAAAACAGGAGTGATATGTTCACGTATGCGCACATCAGTTAAAAGTCTTTTGGCCATATTTTGTGGGCAACCATCTGTAAACTGTAAAGTACCTAATaacccaaatgcaaaaaaaaaaaattgctgcccTCTGctctgggagtgtgtgtgtgtgtgtgtgcgtgcgtgcgtgcgtgcgtgtgtgtgtgtttactcactCACTGCATTGTGTGAGCACTGGATGGGTTAattgcagagcacaaattccaaataTTGGTTACTATACTTGGCTACTTGTCACATCACTTTAGTTTTTAGGTGCTTtaggtattttttgtttattcccAGATACAGGGAATTAGGCTACAAcagtttagaaaaaataaaaacatgaagctcttgaaagagagaaaatactttttttctggtAATGGTAATTTGCTCATCAAATTTCGATATCAAATAAGACCAGGCCCgtagccagctatgaggtcacAGGGGTCGGGACCTCTAAAATTTTTCATGTtcagaaataaaatttgttttttgaatgacTAATTTGCTTGTAAAACTCCTCATATGAATGCCTGCATGACATGTATAAatcagtttagacagtttgcaggACTGTTTAGCGTCCGTGGTATGAAAATGCTCGCTGCGAGACGCTGCAGGAGTGAACAAGACTTCTTGAAGTTGTGAGTGAGGGCGCGGGCGCTGGCGCTGGCGCAGCCTCctgttgccagatccagctattataagcgtttttggacttgtcttttccacttaatttgacactttagaaggTTAATAAATTAGGACGTTGCAGTTTAGGGTCAGCAATATCTTTATATTATCTTATTtgaaaaagatttgaaataattttttagttttttttttgtatttatttttcgttttttttatttttgttttaatagcaatatctggcaaaaCTGCATCATCAGCACTCAAACTGACAGAAAAAGCCCATGGACAGGTTATTGCTTACAGGATAACACATTCGGTCAGAAATGTTATCGACGCTGTCAAAACAGTAGCATTTGACACTAGTACACAGACACTAGTACACCTCACTAATTTTTGAAGCCTGGTTACGGCCATGAATAAGACTCACAAGTTTTTCACACATGATTTAACcaaaaaacaccattttaaatGAGAAGGTTTAGGGGCTTATGAAGGGTCAAACACaatgctctctctcttttatttttttttatttatttatttttttactaaattttacTGAAAATTTAAAGACATCCAGGCTTTAATATCAGAAAGGCATTCAACAAGAGAGTCCAAGCCATTCTTGTGCTTCTGCATTTGTGTATCATCCGCATAACAATGATAATACAAGCCATGCTTTTCAAAAAGATAGAGCCTAATGGAAGCATAGAGAGAAAACAAGATGGGGGTCAAAATAGAGCCCTGGGGGACACCACATGGGGAACAACAGCTGAGTGGAATTCTCCtgtagcttttgtttttaagatATGATTGACACCTTTTTAGAGCAGTACCTCTGCTGCCCACAACTTGCCCAAAAGAACATCATGCTCATCTGTGTTGAATACAGCACTTAAATCGAAAAGTACCAGGACATcagaggccatatgactgacaggtaaacCAACCAATCACATTTCGTTTTGTGTCACAtagaaatgtccccacaataacagaccaggaCGCATTCTAAAGAGTCTATGCTGTGAACTTtgcatatttcacatacttttgaaaatccagcatttagtttatcctgataagcgctcattgTCACAGCTGTAAACGTGACAGCTTTTTTCTTCTtccgtgagggggtttggcatcacagaatctttgtttccaggcggaatattagaacgtgacacacacgtctcccagaaGTCCTGTAGAAATCAAATTATCGGTGCgttccaaatgggatatatcgccctccgaagggcacttcagagttaaaacaatcatggccgccacattgaagggtcgttccagaccgaagtgctcaaaactagCCCCCttaaagggcccttcggaatgaaggatttcgaagggtacaactgatggacacttcaggctcccatgatcctttgaaTGGATtattgaatgaaatgaatgaattccGTGTCGGCAcatgatgatgacgcagaagggcacttcaagaaacagttgtttggtcccctacacccttcaacccttcgaagctctcactccgtatggtaaaccctttgaaggaattagggcatagggatgagcccttccgaatggaacgtaGGGTATGacttcaaataaatgaattcagattacgacttcaaacttcaaacgactcctgaagtgtttccaattttttGTGGTGTATGCATCATAGTACGTTCAGCCAGTGGCCCGTGGACGTTATGTCTTAGGCTGAGACTATGGTAGAAATAGAGTCTAAAgaatttttcagtgtaaattgtaATAGCCATTACTGTTTATTATATGAGCAAAGCAAACGAAAATGATTATCTAATTATGCAATTCAACATTGTGGAAGATATTGTTTTTCagttattacagtatatacagtacagcatATTAGTAACTACTTAAACAGAATTTGTTGATCAAAAATAATTAGCAGAATTACTCAAATAAGATGATAGTTATTAATGACTAATATGAGCTAATATACAATAATGTTTTTCCATGGTCTTGATATGTCAAACCCGAATATCATATGTCCTTAAAGCTGGTGTTTCTTTCAGCTCTTTGAGCATTTGGCGATGATGGGTGAGGACCAAAAGTTCACTTCCTCATACTACAAGAAAAAGAACATTCCAgacaatataatttattgttccatataataaatatatcataagTGGTTTAAAATCTGGAGAGTTTAATTTGACAAACCTCAGTTACTGACACATCATCATCCGTAGTCTGGATTTGC encodes:
- the LOC109069106 gene encoding uncharacterized protein LOC109069106, with product MAGPSPSGFFGTCSVLHFAVSSSDVDVVQEDNVKIVRAGEDVKLTCTFSSLLQTTTAWFKQTADGKSLQIVSFYIKQQPSWNKDFEKANRFIVIKGDDHFNLTILKTKSSDSATYFCVVSSHYSTGMGAGTRLLVKDAAVNRHLTLQQSLIDMLHPGDSVSLHCSIFTESCAGEHSVYWFRQSLGESQGILYTKRERNGQCENSTESQTQSCVYNLFKSNISHSDAGIYYCAVAACGEILFGKGTELNFRESVDVTPTLLALGFSNIIFFALVVFLGIKLYRVQNKVPTSQESQNEDNLNYAAISFGQKPLNTRRAKAKISQDQSLYAHVRSHQ